CCAAAATGTTTGGATATGCTTGCTAAGGGATCTTAACGAGTGGGCGGGTTTCTTGTTGACAAGAGCCTTCTCTAATTTGTTTCTTTGGTTCGAGGTTTATTCGTTGACCCATGTTGTTCGAAAGGATAGATATGCACTAGAAGATGATATCTCAGTTGCGCCTCCAACATGTCCATACCCGACTCACCTAATCCTGATTCTTAATCCAAGTCAAATCAGCACGCTTCAGGAACCATACATAAACGCCCTGTAACGATAGGCATCTTGTCTTTCTCGTAACATGCCTTAAATTAACCGGTAATTTCATCCATCTTGCAGCTGTTTATATGCTTCGGAATTCTACcgaaaacttatttttttttgttcatctatATCGTGTGATCCTTTGCATTGAGATGTAAAATGTAAAGCACGCCGTATTTGAAACACTTAGATTTTGAAAACATTTGCACTTTGACCTCATCAGAGCTCTCaaaagtttcgatttttttgcACCCTCCTTTCGATCCCACTATACGCTTCGCTTATCTATATTCgatgagatgagatgagatgaTCTTCAACTTCTCACATCGAAGCATGTTTAGCTTCGCAATCGGGGGAAAGTACAAGTAGCATGGAGCCGTAACGGTAATTTTTCACGTCGTAATCAGCGTAAGACATACTCCGAAAGTACGTTTGATCTTATATGTCTTTCCGTGACGTGGACGACGAGGTTGACCCATTTTGCTTGGCTCGAAAGATTAATGAACGGTTCATGGTGACGTTTCGTTAGGGTTTTACTCATACAGTATGGGGAGACTCATGATATCACAATTGAGATAGTTAGGTTAAGCTTTGACGTGGGTgggtttctttgttttttatgcAACAACTTGATAAATTTCTTCAACGTCATTGAGAATAACAAGTACCAGTTGTTTATTTTCCAGTTGAACCTCTTCTTTTTCATCGGTGCTAGTGAATTATTCTCAATAAGAGTATTTTTATCCGGATTATTGTCCTGCAGAAAGCAATCATAATTCAGGATCTTAATCAGTGGAGATTCCATCTAGGGATTCTTGATCTGGAACACGAGGAGGAGAAAACAAATTGATGTCGTTCCTCCTCGATCATCAGAGCTCCTTCTTTTCATCAGTGTTTAGACATGAAATACATCTGGAGCTTTTCCTATTGCTTatgctgtctttttttttttttttttcatttttattttgaggttGTGATTCAAAGTAAGGATAGGTAAGATGGACCGACCGAATCAGGAACCGCCTAGATCAGACCAAACTCGCCGGTTCGGTCCCGTTTCGGGGCGCCGTTcggtttcataaaattgaaaccggtgGTTTTCGGTCTGGTTTCGGGTTACGAGATGGAATCGGACCGGCTGAAGATGatcgatttatttttatttatttcttaaatgtgaATCTAGGTTCGCGTTGCTCACCCCCACTAACaattttttcagttttattgGACCATCCGAGAACCAAATCGGTCGGTCCGGTCTGGTCTAGTCTGGTCCGATCCCAAGACCACCCGGTCCGGCTTCTAGTTCCAAAAACTGAAAACCAGGTTTTCGGTTCCAGGGTGGATCGAACCGAACCGGGGAATCAATCACCGCCCAAGTCTAAAGACTCTTGGAAAAACAGACAAGTCAACTCAAGTACCATGACAAGGCAAGTCAACTTAAGTAACGTAATAAAAACGGTTGGTTTACCAGAccaagcaagaaaagaaagaccctTTCCACTCCAGTTTCCATGAAAAGTCTCTACTTCTTGTTATTTCTCTGGGAAAAAGTCTTAACATTATTGACCACTTTTTCCCCAGTTTTTAATGTCCTTTTACCCTCAGATAACGAAAGAAccgcgattttttttttttttaataataagcTGCATCATGCTTCTATAAGCGTAGAGATCCAATACTTCTTCTTAGGGAAAACAATATACTAAAGAGAATTTCACATGGGATACTGCCAAAGGTCAATGGTGGGAAGCTTCTCAATTAGGCCTTCACGTGTTGAGCTTTACCATCTTTGATacaattcaaaaaagggccacaaaaaaaaaattccaaaggtcaatggaaaaaaaacaagcacTCCGATAACTTAATTCGTATTAAAGATGAGGTAACGTTGAATCACCAAAGAAATATTTAAAGGCAGCACATGTAGAGAGCCATTTCTGTGAGTCCCTTGTCCATAGCAGGAGCCCCAAAGAAAGCTTCCAACTTtaattgattctctctctctctttgtgacCCCTTAATGTGTTCAGTGACCAAAGAAGAGGAGAGACACAGATTGGTGCAATAGGCATTGGGAGCGATCACATACAGGTGTTGAATGTCCTGTGGGTGTGGTATGGGGGCTCTGCTTGTTCTTGTGGGTGTGTGCTTCTTGGCCTTCTGGGTGCATCACAGCTCCGTGGCCTCGCAGACCACAGGTCTCTCAGGGATTGTTGTGGTTGATGGGAGTGTGTTCATCAATGGGTCGGCTTCCATTGCCAGCGTTGACGACGACTTCATCTGTGCCACCTTGGATTATGGCCCTTCTGATATTTGTTACCATGGCACTTGCTGGGGCAATGCCACTCTCTTCACTCTGGTCAGGACCctgtctctgtgtgtgtgtgtgtgtgtgtgagagagagagagagagagagagagagagagagagagagaatgtgtgcATGTTTGTGTGGAAGTTGCCAGCTGTGACTGATACTGGTATATGGCTCATTTCTTGCTGTCTCTTTTGGTTCACTCACTTTCTTTATCTTTGCTCTATATGTAGGATCTCAGCAATCGAATTTTGTTGAATGCAATCAAAGGCAAGAAGtcatttctttcaaattttgacaGGCAACGTGAATGTTTCGTGCCGTCTTGATTTTGTCTGAATTCAATTGAACAGCACTAATGTTTTGCAGCATTTTCGCCGTTGAAAATCAGAATGGGAGGCACTTTACAAGATAAATTGATATACCATGTTCAAGGAGATGGGGGACCCTGCAAACCCCACTCGATCAATGGTTCAGACTTTCTCGGTTTCTCTCAAGGATGCCTGCCCATGTCCAGGTGGGACGAACTTAATGCGTTTTTTAAACGTGCAGGGTAAGAATAAATGTCTCTCTTTCAGAAATGGAAGCCGGTATGGACAAGATCCTTCATATTGCTGAAGCATAATTTAACTCTTTGTTCACTGATTTAAAGTCTTTCAATTCCGTGAAATGCAGGGCTGTTGTCACCTTTGGTTTGAATGCCTTATATGGAAGGACAGTGACATCAGATGGTTCTGTCCATGGACCTTGGAATTCAAGCAATGCCGAGATTCTTTTGCGTTACACCGTGAATAAAGGCTATTCCATCCATGGATGGGAGCTTGGTAAGCATAGTTATGCTTGCTATTGGCTCTCGTAAGGATAAATTATTGCTAGGAACTCTAAATAGAAAAGTTCAGgtcaagaaaaaatattttcttgggaaGCTTAACCCAGTATCTTGTTCCAACCTTCACAGGGGAATGGCTAATTTTTTCTTGCTCACGGGTCTTTCTGGAATTAACAAAAGTATAAGTTAGCATTATCCAATATGATCTATGATAGAACTTGGTTAGCTTGTCCTGTCTCATTGATTCTTGAAAGGCACAAGCAATTGGCCTTGTAGTTGTCTGAGGCATACAAGAATGTCTTTAGTTAAGTACTCTGGAGTCTGTAGTCCAACCGGGGTTCAAATTCTTCGTACTTAAAAGCTTCTATAGTATGAAAACCAGAAACTTCTGAATCATATTTTATCATAATTCTTATTAACATGTAGTTCATTCCGGAGAAATCTTTCCTGGAATTTGTATTTCACTGTGTGCCATAAGTGTCAGGGCACATTCATCCGTCTTTACCAATTTAGCTGCTGTATATCATCCCAAGAGTTAAACTCATCAACCCCCGACTGAGACAAGACCTAGATGGCAGCCTAACCTAGTACGTCATACTTCTCCAATGATGGAGCAAATTTATGTTCACTTTCGAAAAATTCTTATGATGGCAAAAATTGGAGAGTCCGACTTACTCATGCACAAGTTGGACGATGAATCTTTGTATCTGACCTAATATGTTCCTGTCTGTTAGGAAATGAACTTAGTGGGCAAGGAATTGGAGCAAAAATCTCGGCACAACAATATGCATCCGACATTAAGACCCTCCAGAACCTATTGGATGATATCTATGCAGGTTTTGAAGTCAAGCCACTAATCCTAGCACCGGGTGGATTCTTTGAAGCCAACTGGTTCCAGGATTTTGTGAGTCACACGACACAAATGCTCCAAGTGGTCACCCACCACGTTTACAGCCTCGGCGCAGGTACTTCACCATAAGGAAATAGCATCAATTGCTTTCTGTTTAATCTTGGACATTCCACTGCACAATTTTGTGTGATTGAAATGTCTAACGCATTCTTCAGTGAACATCAGAAGATATAGCGAAGGATCTTAATTGTCTGTTCCGTGTAGGAGCCAATGATAACCTCATTAGTAGGATTCTGGATCCATCCTATCTCAACGGTGTGGCTCAGACTTTCAGTACTCTTGAAAGCATCCTCAAGAATTCTGGAACCTCAGCAGTTGCATGGGTTGGAGAAGCAGGTGGGGCTTATAATAGTGGTCATCACCTCGTCACCGATGCATTTGTGTCTAGTTTTTGGTAAGTTTCGCCCTACAGATTCTCCTTATCCATTTTCCATAGTACCAtgattttcttgattctcatgggacgaatttttcatgatttttattaGCAGCTGatgagtttgtttttttttggtaaggtcagCTGATGAGTTTGTTTACACCTGATTTTCCCGGAAAAATTGAATAGGTATTTGGACCAACTTGCAATGGCAGCGACTTACAATACCAAAACATACTGCAGACAGACGTTGATTGGCGGGGGCTATGGTCTACTCAATTCCAGCACAAATCAACCAAACCCGGACTACTACAGGTCTGTCACGAGTTCAACTTGAAGATTAAGAGAAaccttttttgtccttttcttatTTACTAAACGAAAGATGAcactgaaaaaaaataatggagaATGCAGTAAAAACGGGAGAATTCTGCTGAAAATTGATGTGTTGATAGAGTGCGTTACTGTTATTTCAGTGCTCTTCTTTGGCACCGTTTGATGGGAAACAATGTCCTATTCACTAACTTTACCGGCACAAACAAACTCCGTGCTTACTCTCATTGTTCAAAGAATTCAGTGAGTACTGTCTATTCTTAAATTTACAGCCATCATATCCTGAACTATGGTCTAACATCTTAAAATGTCACACATGACAGACTGGCGTCACGTTGCTGTTGATCAATCTTGATGGAAACACCACAGCACAAGTGCATGTTTCCACTGAAGACATAGCAGGAAATGGGACATTAATTTTGCAACCACAAATCCGCTCCCGTAAAAGTAAATTTTCCAGCATTTCAAAGGGGTCGATATTCGATGCAAACATTAGAGAAGAGTACCATTTGACAGCGAAAGACAGAGACTTGGGCAGCCAAATCACCCTTCTCAACGGGAAAATTCTTAGCGTTGATTCTTCTGGGAACATTCCTGCCCTCAATCCTATAAAAGTGAGCATGTCAGATCCCATTCTGGTGGCTTCATTCTCTGTTGTATTTGCTCGGTTTCCAAGGATGAATGTCACAGCTTGCAGATAGTTCCAGACGTGTACacacaacacacacacaaacacaaacacaaacacaaacacaaTGGAATTACTTCTCCGAACTGTAGATACTTATAGCATCTTCAATTGCTGTAATCTATAGAGAAAATTTATTGTGATTTCTGCATAGagtatttttctcctttctttgctATGCAAATTTACCGAAGTTGGTGAGAAGTTCCTAACCAGCTTCTTTTTCTTCGATTCATCAGACCAATCTGCTCTCCGTGCAAAGTTTGTGCATTTGGATCCATGCACAATCACTCGTATTAATAAGCAGATCACTATCTGCATCATGATCAGTTCCCAAATCCGTAAATTTGTCAAACTAATGTCCTGACTACTCTTTCTAGCGTCCCTAAACCCTTCAAACCCACACCACAAGATCCAAATATAAGAAGAGACTGCTAATGCTAAACTTGCTTTCTCGAACGATGTTCATACCATTTGGCGCTAGTCTAGAGCCCAAATTCGACTGTTCCACTCCTATGATTTACATCTAAAGTATAATCTTCATTGAATTCGTCGGAAACAGGTGCACTGATCATATTGCTGTGATTATACTGGGTCAGcatgtccgaccaaaaaaaaaatactgggTCAGCATATCATCTCATATAATTTGTAGTATTTGTGTACTCCAAGTTGGTGGCTTCAATGTGTCCTATGTCGGCATTGCAAGTCAAACTGCATATAGCTTGCTTGTTTTGGCGGTGCCGTGTGGATGATGGAATTCTCGATCCATTAGATGTATATCCCACCTCGAAGGGGGCTATATGACAAAAGCTTCCAGTTCTAGAGAAATAAATCATACTGCACATTTAGCTCTGAGAAATTATCACCCGCCTTCCAAATCGTCCCGGCCACTtggaatttcaaattatttgctATTTTAACTAGCATGCACATCTGGTGTGACTGTGCTAGCGATGTTTCTATCCCGACAAACAGATCAATTTCCCCAAGAAAAGTTGCATTAGCTTAACATGAATACAACCATGCGAATCCAACCTTCCCCAGTAAGCAAAGTTGTCCGACTCTGACTTTCACGTGCCTAATCAGATTGGTGTGTTATGTCTAGGAAGAAGCTAAggatgatttctctctctctctctctctctctctctctctgtgtctatatatatatatatacttgcAAGTTGGCAAATCTGATGCAATGATTTCTGTCTACCTGCACAATTGACGATTGCCATTTGAATGCACAATCCCTCCGAAAGACGTCTTTTGTCGATGTTTATCAATATTTAAAGTGGCGCACTTATGTTATTTTATGCTGGACACCAAAACCACCTGGGATCTAGAGGTATTCACACTTTGAACTTGATGAACTCAAATTGTAAGTCAAAGTTGCGACCTTTCCTGTGTTAGTGTTTAGCCCCTGTTTCCTATTGATAATGAATCATGAAAAACAGTTACAGCTTAATAAGACTTATGTTTTTCCATCGTGTCGGGTTGTCCATTCGCCTTGAGCACACTTACTcgttcttttttcctctctttcagTCTTATTATAACTGGCAACGCTATGGAAATCGAGACCCTTTTCGAAATTTTAAAGATCATACGGACCTTAAGTTGGTTACTGTATGGCCCTTTTTCTCGTCTTTCTTAGATAGCGGTTCCGTCCGTTCTCGGAGTTCTTCAATATCTATGACCGTTTCTGTCATCATAAGCATGACTTTCTTTTAGGGATGCAACCACTTTGCCTAGGACAGTTTGCTTCCAAAGAGCATACCGACAAATTATTCACCCTAGTGATTTTGATAGTGATGGTTCCATCCAAATTTTTCTGATGGGGAAGGGAAGAGCTCTGAACAAGATAAAACACGGTCAATGAACATTGAGAGGATCTTTTGGAGCCTTCTTTTGGTGTATAATAATGAACCTTTACAGGTTCATTGTTCTGAAAGTTTGTGCTATCTGCTCGAGATCAGTAACTTTTCGATATATTCTAGTGCAGAAGTTTGACCTTTCCTTGGATTTCTGATTAATAAATTGATTAAACAAAACGCAAGTAGGGTAGTGTTAGATATACATATCCATCCAGGGAAACATGGAACTGGGGATACATGCACTGCAAAAAGAGTAAAGAATCTGTGGGGCTTCAATATGCCTTGCACACTTTCATTCCCTGACTTTTCTATGTCACAGTGTGAAACTAGACTCCCCCACTTACCCACTTTGAGTCATTTGGGTCCCTCTTCAAAGTTCTTTTGTCAAAATTTCTTTGTACTAGTGACCTCACTTTCCATGGTAGGACCCTTGGCAACTTAAATCTGCATAATTTAATACATGCTCAAGGAATCAAATGTTCCAGGCTCCTTGTTCCACCCATTTGAGCGTTTGTTTCTTTGGAGTCAACAAGAATCATGAGCGCCGGCTCTCCACCACTGGTTCATTCTTATCATCAAGATAATTCAGCAAGAAGCATATTCCTAACCATGCACGCAGCAGTTGTACTAGCTTCACATAAACAATTAAGCATCGAGGGAAAACATTGATCACTTCAGTTGTCCCGGAAGTAGATGAACATTTAAAATATCGAGGAAACTACCATTTCTCCACGGACCCTCCAAAGAACACAGCTTTCAAGTATcaactttttcttctcctctcctTAGACATCCTGTGTCTCACAAGTAGTCCTTCAATTCCGAGAAGAAGATAGCAACAAAAGCGTTCATGCTTCCTCCACCAATGAATTTGTTTGGAGCCTAGGACTGTTCTTGCCATTGTTTTAAATGTACTGTGGGATGGGGTCTCTGCTTGTTCTTGTGGGGTTGGGTGTTTTGGTGTTCTGGGCACATCACAACTCCATCTCAGCGGTTTCGCAGAGCACCGGAACTTTGCTCATCAATGGAACAGCATCCGTTGCTAAGACAGACGATGATTACATCTGTGCCACTTTGGATTGGTGGCCTACTGATAAATGTGATTATGGCACTTGCAGCTGGGGAAGAGCCACCCTCCTCACTTTGgtatgcctctctctctctctctctctgttcaatTATGTATTGATACTTGCGTCTAGCTCTGGACTCTGCACTCATGCGCAAACAGAgccaccaaaagaaaaaaaattaatcaaagagAGCATAACTTTCTTTTTGCAAGTCTTGGCTTCTCAATATTGATTTTCTCTCCCCAGGATCTGAACAACACACTTCTGCTAAATGCTGTAAAAGGTATGTGAT
This genomic interval from Rhodamnia argentea isolate NSW1041297 chromosome 4, ASM2092103v1, whole genome shotgun sequence contains the following:
- the LOC115753740 gene encoding heparanase-like protein 3 isoform X1 encodes the protein MSCGCGMGALLVLVGVCFLAFWVHHSSVASQTTGLSGIVVVDGSVFINGSASIASVDDDFICATLDYGPSDICYHGTCWGNATLFTLDLSNRILLNAIKAFSPLKIRMGGTLQDKLIYHVQGDGGPCKPHSINGSDFLGFSQGCLPMSRWDELNAFFKRAGAVVTFGLNALYGRTVTSDGSVHGPWNSSNAEILLRYTVNKGYSIHGWELGNELSGQGIGAKISAQQYASDIKTLQNLLDDIYAGFEVKPLILAPGGFFEANWFQDFVSHTTQMLQVVTHHVYSLGAGANDNLISRILDPSYLNGVAQTFSTLESILKNSGTSAVAWVGEAGGAYNSGHHLVTDAFVSSFWYLDQLAMAATYNTKTYCRQTLIGGGYGLLNSSTNQPNPDYYSALLWHRLMGNNVLFTNFTGTNKLRAYSHCSKNSTGVTLLLINLDGNTTAQVHVSTEDIAGNGTLILQPQIRSRKSKFSSISKGSIFDANIREEYHLTAKDRDLGSQITLLNGKILSVDSSGNIPALNPIKVSMSDPILVASFSVVFARFPRMNVTACR
- the LOC115753740 gene encoding heparanase-like protein 3 isoform X2, encoding MGVCSSMGRLPLPALTTTSSVPPWIMALLIFVTMALAGAMPLSSLCNRILLNAIKAFSPLKIRMGGTLQDKLIYHVQGDGGPCKPHSINGSDFLGFSQGCLPMSRWDELNAFFKRAGAVVTFGLNALYGRTVTSDGSVHGPWNSSNAEILLRYTVNKGYSIHGWELGNELSGQGIGAKISAQQYASDIKTLQNLLDDIYAGFEVKPLILAPGGFFEANWFQDFVSHTTQMLQVVTHHVYSLGAGANDNLISRILDPSYLNGVAQTFSTLESILKNSGTSAVAWVGEAGGAYNSGHHLVTDAFVSSFWYLDQLAMAATYNTKTYCRQTLIGGGYGLLNSSTNQPNPDYYSALLWHRLMGNNVLFTNFTGTNKLRAYSHCSKNSTGVTLLLINLDGNTTAQVHVSTEDIAGNGTLILQPQIRSRKSKFSSISKGSIFDANIREEYHLTAKDRDLGSQITLLNGKILSVDSSGNIPALNPIKVSMSDPILVASFSVVFARFPRMNVTACR